DNA from Prunus persica cultivar Lovell chromosome G6, Prunus_persica_NCBIv2, whole genome shotgun sequence:
CGCCATATATGACGATAGAAGAATCAAGATGCCTGTTGTATTGtgtttttgcttcttctttttttcattatgaAATTGCCTAAAATAACTTTCACTTGGGATAGATTTTTGAATTAAGGTTGAATATGGTAAGTAAGGTAGGGTATACTTATTAACATTACATTTcattcacaattcaatatatcatttttgtcattttataataggataaattagtaattcaataaataatttgatagTATGGtatactcaattaattttatggTTCGTTTAATAGCGCTCATATATATTACTCAATCTTCTCTTCCCATCAttgttaatattaaaaaagaaccGGAAAATTCATGTTTTCTCAAATGTATTCATTGGACAATGTCAATGACCCATGTTATAAATACCAaagttaatttctttttttttcttttcttttctttttggtcgaAAGATTAATTTCTTTATAGACACCAAGATtaactctctcttttttgtcattcacTAGGGAGGGGAGGAGGAATAATATATTGGGTTGTCTCAAGATTATCTCATACATGAATCGAACTCAAATGCACTCTTAGGGGTGAGGGTGAGAGGAGAGTTTGGCCCCCAAAATTAACTCCAAACCTGTGTTTtgggagagaaaaaaatctcATGGTGACATGGATGTCCAAGATTCTCTCTTAGATACGGGTAAATGCACATATAAATGAATACATACATTGAATCATTCAAAATATGCATATGGATGGCTTTCTTTCCAAACAATGACAAACTTGGGTGCATTTGGGAGAGTTTGGCCCACCAATATTAATTCCAAACCTGTGTTTTGGGGAGAGAAAATATCTCATGAGAATGTGGATGTCTATAATTATCTCTATTAAATACAGGTAAATACAGTGACTCTAGATCCGTAACATATGAGGTTTTAATGAATACATACATTGAATCATTTAAAATATGCATATAGCCTTCTTTCCAAACAAGGACAAACTTGGATACATTTTTAGTATAATACCCAAAAATTGAACCATAAAAATGAATTACATTTCTAGGTTTGAAATCTCACGTTCCAAAAgatttccctttttttggACACTCCTTATCCtacattattattttattccttCAGAATTCTTGATGAAAAAAAGCCCTTAGCAGTGTCAAcccatataaaaaataaaaaaaaccaaccgGTATATATACCATACCTAGCAACATCAATCTCTACCCTCAAACTAAAAAATTCAACCAAATCAATAACTCAGTCACGTACGATGCGTCTTCAATGGGTTCTTGCAGTCCTTGTTCTGGTCGTTCCACTCGTGACTGCTGCTGCCCCAGATGTAGCTCTTGAGACTTGGGATCCCGTACAGAACACCAGCGAACCATATTGGATAAATACCGCAGAGTTCGCTGTCTCTTCGTATAACAAGCATGAGAAGAAGAATTTGGTGTTTGAAAGCGTGGTCAAGGGCAAGACACGCTACGAGGTAACAGGCCTCTATATCGTCCTTGTCATTAAGGTCAAAGATGGGTCATTGCCCAGCgcaaattatgatgttggaGTACGTGATAAGTATGCTGGTCCTAATCCTTTGGATTTGATATACTTTCGCAGAAGACCTAAATTTTGGTGatctcaaattttatttggatAATGTTCAATGATATGTTGCTGTAATTGTGACATCTTCGTttacaacaaaacaataaaaattaatgaagtaTTCTAAATCCTTTTTAATTGTAtatgtttgaatttttgttgggattttattttgttttttgagggaggagaggaaagagagagtcATTGACAATAATTTCGTGACTGCGAGATCTAGacagaaggaagaaagatgaagagaGGCTGCGAGCAGagtgagaagaaagagaggagggagGTGGGCGAGTAgacagaagaaagagaagaatgagGCAGAGGCAGAAAGAGGAAAGATAGGGTTAGGGTTAAggcaaaatctgaaaattgaaaattgaaagggataaggaaaatgaaaaatgaaacttaaaaattgaaaactaaaaactaaaaactgaaatagtTATCAAACGGGCCCTTAGTTAAAAATATAAGTAAGTTcgttttggtttggttaaatTGCAAGTCTGAAAATCCTTAAATGTTTGGATGACACTATTCCCTAAGGGTCCATTTGATAACTATTTTGATACCAATGTTGCTGGTTGCAAACAGCAACAAATTAGCCCTAAACCCCTGGCAAATTAACGAAAATCAGAAGAACTTACCATTGACATATTTGGGGCTTCGTCGATTTggggttgagagagagagagagatagataattttttttctttaaccaTGCATTGATTTGGGGTTAAGATGAGAAGGGTTTGGTTTGGGGATTGAATTGATTGAATGATTGATTGGGGTTTGGGTTTTGGAATTATCGAATggagtgagagagtgagataGAGAAAGATCGAGAAAtagagagattttttttttctttaactgAGGGCTCTGTCAATATCAAATATCTGGCGCCGCTTCCGTGCCATACAAGGTTGATACAGTTCGGTAACATACTGGAtgcaaccaaaaaccaaatgaaACGGCACAAGTTCGATGCGGTACAGCGCAAAACATGTTCAATTTCGGTTCTTCGACTTCAAATGCCCAGCCCTAAATTACACATAATAGGAGCTCTTGATCAATACTAAATTtcaacccccaaaaaaaaaagatcaataCTAAATCAATccacatatttttatttatttatttgagttAATTTTAACTGACAATTTGATGAAccatgggttttttttattttatgttacttgttgagttatttgttttataattttttatattattaagaaaaatagaTTGATGATTAGTTTTAAATTTACTATTAATATATATGGTCCAATtattctaatatatatattaaaaataatttacctacATATATGTATGGACACTCCTTATCCtacattattattttattccttaatCAAAATTCTTGATGAAAAAAAGCCCTTAGCAATAGCAACCCATATGACATTAATATGCaagctttttattttagtaaatttaggttttactcataaaaaaactttcacttttggaaaaagccaaagctttttgaaaaaagacggaataacctctcaactttcaaaccaaagacatgcaaatgtaaaggatttcttaggaaatcaaaaaataaataagggcaattttgtccatttttgcttcttttaaaaattttctctctcctttgggcttttccaaaatctcccttttatttttaacatgaATCGTCTCTCGGGAGAAACTGCTCCCCAACTTCCgttttctccttctcttcgTCGCATCACATCCTCTTTTTTCACCCGATCTTCCCATCCCCATCGCTTTCCGTATccaaccctctctctctctctcattgtcCACTAACTTCCTCTCTGTATGTATTGCATTTTTCAAGATTTCATCTATTTTAACTACCACTATTTCTATTGATTGTTTTGTtgggtttcatcttttttgaCAATAACGGCCGAGGAAATTTCTACAAGAAGTGGTGTGTTTGTTGGGTTTCATATTTAACAATCCCAACTTCTTTTATAGACAAAGAGGGATGGTTGAAGAAGCAATTGAAATAAGGCCTTAATATAAATAGAGCTTCTATAATGAGGGGCTATGTTGACTGGTTATAATAAGGGGGCTAGGGTTTTCGGT
Protein-coding regions in this window:
- the LOC18774501 gene encoding cysteine proteinase inhibitor 5: MRLQWVLAVLVLVVPLVTAAAPDVALETWDPVQNTSEPYWINTAEFAVSSYNKHEKKNLVFESVVKGKTRYEVTGLYIVLVIKVKDGSLPSANYDVGVRDKYAGPNPLDLIYFRRRPKFW